Proteins encoded in a region of the Streptomyces sp. NBC_00310 genome:
- a CDS encoding DMT family transporter, with translation MTARGWFLFSLMGVLWGIPYLMIKVAVDEVSPSMVVFVRCALGAALLLPFAIRRGGLTRVVRQHWRPMLAFAVIEVIGPWWTLTDAERHLSSSTAGLLIAGVPIVSVLLARFFGDTEHLGARRMTGLALGLAGVAVLTIPHLTGGNVLSLTEVLITVIGYATAPLIMARHLKQVPTLQLIAPVLLLAALVYAPAAALTRPPTLPSPPALMALAALGVICTALAFVAFLELIREVGPTRATVFTYVNPAVAVAAGALFLDEHLTPGILASFALILAGSFLATASTASSAPKVATASTASSAPKVARAGRAATRAALGDVDKDCPGDGSGAVPEDGSEER, from the coding sequence ATGACTGCACGCGGCTGGTTCCTCTTCTCCCTGATGGGAGTCCTCTGGGGCATCCCCTACCTGATGATCAAGGTGGCGGTGGACGAGGTCTCCCCGTCCATGGTCGTCTTCGTACGCTGTGCCCTGGGCGCGGCCCTCCTGCTCCCCTTCGCGATCCGCCGGGGAGGACTGACCCGCGTGGTCCGGCAGCACTGGCGCCCCATGCTCGCCTTCGCCGTGATCGAGGTCATCGGCCCCTGGTGGACGCTGACCGACGCCGAACGCCACCTCTCCAGCTCCACGGCCGGCCTCCTCATCGCGGGCGTCCCCATCGTGAGCGTGCTCCTGGCCCGCTTCTTCGGCGACACGGAACACCTGGGAGCCCGCCGCATGACCGGCCTGGCCTTGGGCCTCGCAGGCGTAGCGGTCCTCACCATCCCGCACCTCACCGGCGGCAACGTCCTCTCCCTCACCGAGGTCCTGATCACGGTGATCGGCTACGCCACGGCCCCCCTGATCATGGCCCGCCACCTCAAGCAGGTCCCCACCCTCCAGCTGATAGCCCCGGTCCTACTCCTCGCGGCCCTCGTCTACGCCCCCGCGGCAGCCCTGACCCGCCCACCCACCCTTCCCTCGCCCCCCGCCCTGATGGCGCTGGCGGCCCTGGGCGTGATCTGCACGGCCCTGGCCTTCGTGGCCTTCCTGGAACTGATCCGAGAGGTCGGCCCGACGCGTGCCACGGTCTTCACGTACGTCAACCCGGCGGTGGCGGTAGCGGCAGGCGCGCTCTTCCTGGACGAGCACCTCACCCCCGGAATCCTGGCCTCCTTCGCCCTGATCCTGGCGGGCTCGTTCCTGGCGACGGCGTCGACGGCATCGAGTGCGCCGAAGGTGGCGACGGCGTCGACGGCATCGAGTGCGCCGAAGGTGGCGAGGGCGGGGAGGGCGGCGACAAGGGCTGCCCTCGGGGACGTCGACAAGGACTGCCCCGGGGACGGCTCCGGGGCCGTCCCCGAGGACGGCTCGGAGGAGCGGTGA
- a CDS encoding bifunctional RNase H/acid phosphatase: MREFIVEADGGSRGNPGPAGYGSVVLDAVTGETLAEAAEYIGIATNNVAEYRGLIAGLKSAYELDPAASVRVRMDSKLVVEQMSGRWKIKHPDMKPLAAEAARVFPPGRVTYEWMPREQNKHADRLANEAMDAGKRGEQWSAAASMADLDARAARAAAAAAPEPSGPPGDATAGAAKARAALAGARGETGNALAEPRGRSGDSAGASPSDSVSGADASAAPSARASSPRPASSPRPASSADTASASALSTTGRAPTPGGRDRTTETQVKAAADLRAAENVASAAPDLGTPATFVLLRHGETPLTPQKRFSGSGGSDPSLSDVGRYQAERVAAALAARGTIQDVVSSPLARCRETAGIVAARLGLAVTVEDGLRETDFGAWEGLSFGEVRERYPDDMNAWLASPDAEPTGGGESFEAVARRVAATRDELVAAHRGRTVLLVTHVTPIKTLVRLALGAPPESLFRMELSAASLSALAYYADGNSTLRLLNDTSHLR; encoded by the coding sequence GTGCGGGAGTTCATCGTCGAGGCCGACGGCGGTTCACGGGGCAACCCGGGGCCCGCGGGCTACGGCTCCGTCGTCCTCGACGCGGTGACGGGCGAGACGCTGGCGGAGGCGGCCGAGTACATCGGGATCGCCACGAACAACGTCGCCGAGTACCGGGGCCTCATCGCGGGCCTGAAGTCGGCGTACGAGCTGGACCCGGCGGCCTCCGTCCGGGTCCGCATGGACTCCAAGCTCGTCGTCGAACAGATGTCGGGCCGCTGGAAGATCAAACACCCCGACATGAAGCCCCTCGCCGCCGAGGCCGCGCGCGTCTTCCCGCCCGGTCGCGTGACGTACGAGTGGATGCCGCGAGAACAGAACAAGCACGCGGACCGGCTCGCCAACGAGGCGATGGACGCGGGGAAGCGCGGCGAACAGTGGTCGGCCGCCGCGTCCATGGCGGACCTGGACGCGCGGGCGGCGAGAGCGGCCGCCGCCGCCGCACCCGAACCGTCGGGGCCGCCGGGTGACGCGACGGCGGGCGCGGCGAAGGCCAGGGCGGCCTTGGCCGGGGCCCGGGGCGAGACGGGGAACGCCTTGGCGGAGCCTCGGGGCCGGTCCGGCGACAGTGCCGGAGCGAGTCCGTCGGACTCGGTGAGCGGTGCCGATGCCTCGGCCGCACCCTCTGCCCGCGCCTCTTCTCCTCGCCCGGCCTCTTCTCCTCGCCCGGCCTCTTCGGCTGACACCGCCTCGGCCTCCGCCCTTTCCACGACCGGGCGCGCCCCGACCCCTGGCGGTCGCGACCGCACCACCGAAACCCAGGTCAAAGCCGCCGCCGACCTTCGTGCCGCCGAGAACGTCGCCTCGGCGGCACCCGATCTCGGCACCCCCGCCACCTTCGTGCTGCTGCGGCACGGCGAGACCCCCCTCACGCCCCAGAAACGGTTCTCGGGGAGCGGGGGTTCAGACCCGTCCCTCTCCGATGTCGGCCGGTATCAGGCGGAGCGGGTCGCGGCCGCGCTGGCGGCTCGGGGGACGATCCAGGACGTCGTGTCCTCGCCGTTGGCCCGATGCCGTGAGACGGCGGGGATCGTCGCGGCCCGGCTGGGACTCGCGGTGACCGTCGAGGACGGGCTGCGCGAGACGGACTTCGGCGCGTGGGAGGGACTGAGCTTCGGCGAGGTGCGGGAACGGTACCCGGACGACATGAACGCCTGGCTGGCCTCCCCGGACGCCGAACCCACCGGCGGCGGCGAGAGCTTCGAGGCCGTGGCCCGCCGCGTCGCCGCCACCCGGGACGAACTGGTCGCGGCGCACCGAGGCCGTACCGTCCTGCTCGTCACCCACGTCACTCCGATCAAGACCCTCGTACGCCTGGCCCTCGGCGCACCCCCGGAGTCCCTGTTCCGCATGGAACTCTCGGCGGCCTCCCTGTCGGCCCTGGCGTACTACGCGGACGGCAACTCGACCCTCCGCCTCCTCAACGACACGTCACACCTGCGCTGA
- a CDS encoding helix-turn-helix domain-containing protein — translation MNPRGETRWTRATLGRPDRSLDLLTARFDHHRYAPHTHEEFSIGICVQGASCIDYRGGALTVGEGSIVVLAPGEVHTGESAFGTYAYRALYPAPALLTDGILGGTPHFREPLLHDPELAAALRIAHTELSTCPDPLEAESRLPWLLTALARRHSTSRAAPDAIPGADTIALAVRDRLADELLAPPSLADLATDLGLSRYQLLRAFRTTMGMPPYAWLAQHRVSRARGLLEAGARPAEVAGQVGFADQAHMTRWFRRVLGVTPTAYRTSVRP, via the coding sequence GTGAACCCACGCGGCGAGACCCGGTGGACCCGTGCCACCCTCGGCCGCCCCGACCGCTCCCTCGACCTCCTCACCGCCCGCTTCGACCACCACCGCTACGCCCCGCACACCCACGAGGAATTCAGCATCGGGATCTGCGTCCAGGGCGCCTCGTGCATCGACTACCGGGGCGGCGCCCTCACGGTGGGGGAGGGCTCGATCGTCGTCCTGGCCCCTGGCGAGGTCCACACCGGCGAATCGGCTTTCGGCACGTACGCCTACCGCGCCCTCTACCCGGCCCCCGCCCTCCTCACCGACGGCATCCTCGGCGGCACCCCGCACTTCCGCGAGCCCCTCCTGCACGACCCCGAACTCGCCGCCGCCCTGCGCATCGCGCACACCGAGCTGAGCACCTGCCCCGACCCCCTGGAAGCAGAGTCCCGCCTCCCCTGGCTGCTCACGGCCCTGGCCCGCCGCCACTCGACGTCCCGCGCAGCCCCCGACGCGATCCCCGGCGCCGACACGATCGCCCTCGCCGTACGCGACCGCCTGGCCGACGAACTCCTCGCCCCACCCTCCCTCGCCGACCTCGCCACCGACCTGGGCCTCTCCCGCTACCAACTCCTCCGAGCCTTCCGCACGACCATGGGCATGCCCCCTTACGCCTGGCTGGCCCAGCACAGGGTGAGCCGAGCCCGGGGGCTGCTGGAGGCCGGCGCTCGCCCGGCGGAGGTCGCCGGGCAGGTGGGGTTCGCGGACCAGGCCCACATGACGCGCTGGTTCAGACGGGTGCTGGGGGTGACGCCGACGGCGTATCGGACGAGCGTGCGGCCGTAG
- the eda gene encoding bifunctional 4-hydroxy-2-oxoglutarate aldolase/2-dehydro-3-deoxy-phosphogluconate aldolase — translation MPSSLPPSSRASVLDLVPVLPVVVVDDPVDAVPLARALVAGGLPAIEVTLRTPGALDAVRAITAEVPAAVVGVGTVITPAQVTESVAAGGRFLVSPGWTDVLLEAMRAAGVPFLPGVSTTSEVVALLERGVREMKFFPAEAAGGTAYLKSLAGPLPQARFCPTGGIGPANAPDYLALPNVGCVGGTWMLPTDAVAARDWTRIEALAREAAVLKP, via the coding sequence ATGCCCTCGTCGCTGCCCCCGTCCTCGCGCGCGTCCGTCCTCGACCTGGTGCCCGTGCTGCCGGTGGTCGTCGTCGACGACCCCGTCGACGCGGTGCCGCTCGCGCGGGCGCTGGTCGCGGGCGGGCTGCCGGCGATCGAGGTGACGCTGCGGACGCCGGGAGCGCTGGACGCCGTACGGGCGATCACGGCGGAGGTTCCGGCGGCGGTGGTCGGGGTGGGGACGGTCATCACGCCCGCTCAGGTGACGGAGTCCGTCGCGGCGGGCGGGCGCTTCCTGGTCAGTCCGGGCTGGACGGACGTACTGCTGGAGGCGATGCGGGCGGCCGGGGTGCCGTTCCTGCCGGGGGTGTCGACCACGTCGGAGGTCGTGGCGCTGTTGGAGCGCGGGGTGCGGGAGATGAAGTTCTTCCCGGCGGAGGCGGCGGGCGGTACGGCGTATCTGAAGTCGCTCGCCGGGCCTCTCCCACAGGCACGGTTCTGCCCCACCGGCGGGATCGGGCCGGCCAACGCGCCGGACTATCTGGCCCTTCCCAACGTCGGCTGCGTGGGCGGTACTTGGATGCTGCCGACCGATGCCGTGGCCGCGCGGGACTGGACGCGGATCGAGGCGCTGGCACGGGAGGCGGCGGTGCTCAAGCCCTGA
- a CDS encoding type II toxin-antitoxin system Phd/YefM family antitoxin, which translates to MEIPEVVTVSDARARLSRILTDLSESGADADPVLIGAHRKPQGVLLSVEAFEALSGRAARRAAVASATGSIEAEGLQATKASDRDTEAYVKGDLDADTLVARAIARHKQTSERQAG; encoded by the coding sequence ATGGAGATTCCTGAGGTCGTGACCGTCAGCGACGCGCGCGCGAGACTGTCGCGGATCCTGACCGACCTGTCGGAGTCCGGCGCGGATGCCGACCCGGTCCTGATCGGCGCCCACCGCAAGCCCCAGGGTGTCCTGCTGTCCGTCGAGGCCTTCGAGGCGCTGAGCGGCCGAGCTGCACGGCGTGCGGCCGTCGCCTCGGCCACCGGCTCCATTGAGGCCGAGGGGCTCCAGGCAACCAAGGCCTCCGACCGCGACACCGAGGCCTACGTGAAAGGCGACCTCGACGCGGACACCCTTGTCGCCCGCGCGATCGCCCGCCACAAGCAGACTTCGGAGCGGCAGGCTGGGTGA
- a CDS encoding NADP-dependent oxidoreductase, producing MRAARFHEYGAAESLVIEQAPAPRPGLGEIRVRVAAASVNPIDWKLRAGALHQLIPLELPAIPGRDAVGVVDEIGDGVQGVSIGDRVFGLGGVTGATAELVILSAWAQAPDTWNDEQAAGAGLASVTAMRGLNALGSLAGRTLLVEGAAGGVGSAAVEIAVAQGATVIGTASERNHEFLTSLGAVPTTYGPGLAQRLSALTPHGVDIALDTAASGSLDDLVAITGDPTRVATVADHAGGQRLGTRVVNAENDSNLLSAAAELGRQGRYTPRIEQTYPLERIADAHAHAERGRTRGKIAICI from the coding sequence ATGCGTGCAGCCCGCTTCCATGAATACGGCGCAGCGGAGAGCCTGGTGATCGAGCAGGCCCCCGCCCCTCGCCCGGGACTTGGTGAGATCCGTGTCCGCGTCGCGGCGGCCAGTGTCAATCCCATCGACTGGAAGCTGCGCGCCGGCGCCCTGCACCAGCTGATTCCCCTGGAGCTGCCCGCCATTCCCGGGCGCGACGCCGTCGGCGTGGTCGACGAAATCGGTGACGGAGTGCAGGGGGTGAGCATCGGCGACCGCGTTTTCGGGCTGGGCGGTGTCACCGGCGCAACCGCAGAGCTGGTCATCCTCTCGGCCTGGGCCCAAGCCCCCGACACGTGGAACGATGAGCAGGCCGCGGGCGCCGGTCTTGCGTCTGTGACCGCGATGCGTGGCCTGAACGCGCTCGGCTCCCTCGCGGGGCGCACCCTTCTCGTCGAGGGAGCCGCCGGAGGCGTGGGCAGCGCGGCAGTCGAGATCGCGGTGGCACAAGGTGCCACCGTGATCGGGACAGCCAGCGAACGCAACCACGAGTTCCTCACCTCTCTCGGCGCCGTTCCCACCACCTACGGCCCCGGCCTCGCGCAGCGCCTCTCCGCCCTCACTCCGCACGGCGTCGACATCGCGCTCGACACCGCGGCCTCCGGGTCCCTGGACGACCTCGTCGCGATCACGGGCGACCCAACGCGCGTCGCGACGGTCGCCGACCACGCGGGCGGGCAGCGCCTGGGCACGCGCGTGGTCAACGCGGAGAACGACTCCAACCTCCTGTCCGCAGCCGCAGAACTGGGCCGGCAGGGCCGCTACACACCCCGTATCGAACAGACCTACCCCCTGGAGCGGATCGCCGACGCCCACGCGCACGCCGAGCGCGGACGCACACGCGGAAAGATCGCGATCTGCATCTGA
- a CDS encoding winged helix-turn-helix transcriptional regulator, whose translation MTQRPPLPPDLFDELCPSSLLPFRFGDKWAPLVLRCLEDGPRRYSELRVPLGRVTPKALTQSLRGLERNGFVSRTVHADPKLRVEYALTPLGRSTLEPLAAACRWATEHWDELLDAREGGSGGFSSIG comes from the coding sequence ATGACCCAACGGCCACCGCTGCCACCCGACTTGTTCGACGAGCTGTGCCCGTCCTCGCTGCTGCCTTTCCGCTTCGGTGACAAATGGGCACCCCTGGTCCTCCGCTGCCTGGAAGACGGCCCGCGCAGATACTCCGAACTCCGCGTGCCACTGGGCCGCGTCACCCCGAAGGCGCTCACCCAGTCGCTCCGCGGCTTGGAGCGGAACGGGTTCGTGTCACGCACGGTGCACGCCGACCCGAAACTGCGGGTGGAGTACGCGCTGACACCGCTGGGCCGCAGCACGCTGGAGCCGCTGGCCGCCGCGTGCCGATGGGCGACCGAGCACTGGGACGAGTTGCTCGACGCACGCGAGGGCGGCTCGGGCGGCTTCTCCTCCATTGGCTGA
- a CDS encoding Fic/DOC family protein, whose protein sequence is MNDPYSMPNGVLRNKLGITEHQPLAAAEADITRARLVMLAERPLPGAYDLGHLQAFHAAIFGDIYPWAGELRTVNIAKRTPFCPARNLVPYAGEVFGRLASSGQLRNLHRQAFVIQLATLYGDLNVLHPFREGNGRAQRAFLDQLSADAGYALNWSGMDPQRNEDASVKSFLGDNNLLEQLLEELVTTG, encoded by the coding sequence GTGAACGATCCGTACTCCATGCCCAACGGGGTGCTGCGCAACAAGCTCGGCATCACCGAGCATCAGCCGCTCGCGGCAGCGGAGGCGGACATCACCCGGGCGCGCCTCGTCATGCTCGCCGAACGCCCCCTACCCGGCGCGTACGACCTCGGCCATCTCCAAGCGTTCCATGCCGCGATCTTCGGTGACATCTATCCGTGGGCAGGCGAGTTACGCACCGTGAACATCGCCAAGCGCACACCGTTCTGCCCGGCGAGAAACCTGGTGCCCTACGCCGGAGAGGTCTTCGGCCGGCTCGCCTCCTCCGGTCAGCTGCGGAATCTCCACCGGCAGGCATTCGTCATCCAACTGGCCACGTTGTACGGCGACCTGAACGTCCTCCATCCGTTCCGCGAGGGCAACGGCCGCGCCCAGCGGGCGTTCCTGGACCAGCTCAGCGCCGACGCGGGATACGCCCTGAACTGGTCGGGCATGGACCCTCAACGCAACGAGGACGCCTCGGTGAAGAGCTTCCTCGGTGACAACAATCTGTTGGAGCAGCTACTCGAAGAGCTGGTCACCACGGGTTGA
- a CDS encoding Uma2 family endonuclease, with the protein MTAMAHEPLSQEDVLLEGFLALDTPEGFRAELIEGEIVVTPPPDGDHEDYINLIMRQVIRRSRTDMDFSGNKGLKLGKAEGCPKEHVIPDGTFAPQVLRLYRGADPWMPCRGVAMVLEVTSTRPKADREVKRRCYARGGIPFYLLIDRDTSEVTLLSDPREEDYRQRCTVPFGKPLALPEPFAFDLETSDFL; encoded by the coding sequence ATGACTGCCATGGCCCATGAGCCGCTCTCGCAGGAAGACGTCCTGCTGGAGGGCTTTCTCGCCCTGGACACCCCGGAGGGATTCCGGGCGGAGCTGATCGAGGGGGAGATCGTTGTGACGCCGCCGCCGGACGGGGACCACGAGGACTACATCAATCTGATCATGAGACAGGTGATCAGGCGTTCCCGGACCGATATGGATTTCAGCGGGAACAAGGGGCTGAAGCTGGGAAAGGCGGAGGGCTGTCCGAAGGAACACGTGATTCCTGACGGTACGTTTGCACCCCAGGTATTGCGCCTCTACAGGGGCGCCGACCCCTGGATGCCCTGCCGGGGCGTCGCCATGGTGCTGGAGGTGACCTCCACCAGGCCCAAAGCCGACCGCGAGGTCAAGCGCCGCTGTTACGCCCGCGGGGGCATCCCGTTCTATCTGCTCATCGACCGTGACACGTCAGAGGTGACACTCCTCAGCGATCCCCGAGAGGAGGACTACCGCCAGCGCTGCACCGTCCCCTTCGGCAAGCCGCTCGCCCTCCCCGAGCCCTTCGCCTTCGACCTGGAGACCTCGGACTTCCTCTGA
- a CDS encoding MerR family transcriptional regulator yields the protein MRIGELAAAVGVTPRAVRHYHHLGLLPEPERRPNGYRDYTLRHAVVLARIRRLTELGLGLAEVRDVLADDAGRELVEVFGELDEDLARQESAIRERRDRLRVLMEDARAGRLPAEGPVSSELVALFGRFGPVPESPMAAKDREMFALLETTATPEVRAEMLAGLESMMAVPGAVERVHEAYALLDALADAEPDDPRVTKAARVLAGLIPPDMIPPDTNTNTDLDKGANGTGTSTGAGTGASTGSFLRAFYSDFAPAQAEAIRRTLRILREDRP from the coding sequence ATGCGGATCGGAGAACTGGCCGCGGCCGTCGGTGTCACGCCGCGGGCCGTGCGGCACTACCACCACCTCGGGCTGTTGCCGGAGCCGGAGCGGCGGCCCAACGGGTATCGGGACTACACGTTGCGGCACGCGGTTGTGCTGGCGCGGATCCGGCGGCTGACGGAGCTGGGGCTCGGGCTCGCCGAGGTACGGGACGTGCTCGCGGACGACGCCGGGCGTGAACTCGTCGAGGTGTTCGGGGAGTTGGACGAGGATCTGGCGCGGCAGGAGAGCGCGATCCGGGAGCGGCGGGACCGGTTGCGTGTCCTGATGGAGGACGCGAGGGCGGGGCGGCTGCCGGCCGAGGGGCCGGTGTCGTCCGAACTCGTCGCGCTCTTCGGGAGGTTCGGGCCCGTCCCAGAGTCCCCGATGGCCGCCAAGGACCGGGAGATGTTCGCACTCCTGGAGACGACCGCGACACCCGAGGTACGGGCGGAGATGCTCGCCGGGTTGGAGAGCATGATGGCGGTTCCCGGTGCGGTGGAGCGGGTGCACGAGGCGTACGCGCTGCTCGACGCGCTCGCCGATGCCGAGCCGGACGACCCCCGGGTGACGAAGGCGGCCCGCGTGCTGGCCGGCCTCATCCCGCCCGACATGATCCCGCCAGACACCAACACCAACACCGACCTCGACAAGGGCGCCAACGGCACTGGCACCAGCACCGGTGCTGGCACCGGTGCCAGCACCGGCAGCTTCCTGCGCGCCTTCTACTCCGACTTCGCCCCGGCCCAGGCGGAGGCCATCCGCCGCACGCTCCGGATACTGAGGGAGGACCGCCCATGA
- the yaaA gene encoding peroxide stress protein YaaA, translating to MLVLLPPSEGKAPSAGGAPLKLEGLSLPALTGAREAVIAELVELCTGDEDKAREVLGLSEGLRGEVAKNAELLTAGARPAGQVYTGVLYDSLGLAGLETAAKQRAARSLLVFSGLWGAVRVTDRIPSYRCSMGVKLPGIGALGAHWRTPMASALPEAAGDGLVLDLRSSAYAAAWKPKGEVAGRTATVRVLHAPTRKVVSHFNKATKGRIVRSLLSAGIAPKGPAELVEALRDLGYVVEVEPPAGAGTGKAWTLDVLVAEVH from the coding sequence GTGCTCGTCCTGCTGCCGCCGTCCGAAGGCAAGGCCCCCTCCGCGGGTGGGGCCCCGTTGAAGCTGGAGGGGCTGTCGCTGCCGGCGCTCACCGGGGCACGGGAGGCGGTGATCGCCGAGCTGGTGGAGTTGTGCACCGGGGACGAGGACAAGGCGCGTGAGGTGCTCGGCCTGAGTGAGGGGCTGCGCGGGGAGGTCGCCAAGAACGCGGAGTTGCTGACGGCGGGGGCGCGGCCGGCCGGGCAGGTCTACACGGGCGTGCTGTACGACTCCCTCGGCCTGGCCGGCCTGGAGACCGCCGCGAAGCAGCGGGCGGCGCGTTCGCTGCTGGTCTTCTCGGGGCTGTGGGGCGCGGTCCGCGTGACGGACCGCATCCCCTCCTACCGTTGCTCGATGGGCGTCAAGCTGCCCGGCATCGGAGCGCTCGGCGCCCACTGGCGTACGCCGATGGCGTCGGCCCTCCCCGAGGCCGCCGGCGACGGACTCGTGCTCGACCTGCGCTCCTCGGCGTACGCGGCCGCGTGGAAGCCTAAGGGTGAGGTGGCCGGGCGGACCGCGACCGTACGGGTGCTGCACGCGCCCACCCGAAAGGTCGTCAGCCACTTCAACAAGGCGACCAAGGGCCGGATCGTACGGAGTCTGCTGTCGGCCGGGATCGCACCCAAGGGCCCGGCGGAGCTGGTGGAGGCGCTGCGGGACCTCGGGTACGTGGTGGAGGTGGAGCCTCCCGCCGGGGCGGGGACCGGGAAGGCGTGGACGCTGGACGTGCTGGTGGCCGAGGTCCACTGA
- a CDS encoding RNB domain-containing ribonuclease, protein MPRRHLHVKGAAEAPLRAALRALRAELGVPDAFPLQVLVEAEHAAKHPRLPSYDATDIPLFTIDPPTSIDLDQAMHLSRRPATGPGAGGYRVRYAIADVAAFVTPGGAVDAEAHRRVTTLYLPDDKVPLHPACLSEGAASLLPDHTCPAVLWTLDLDADGRTETVDVRRALVRSSAKLNYAGVQKEIDAGTAEEPVALLKEIGRLRERLEVERGGISLNIPEQEIIEHGAPGDGGESYQLAYRAPLPADGWNAQISLLTGMAAAELMLAHGTGVLRTLPAAPDGAVGRLRRTAKALRIDWPHHVSYAQLVRSLDPHDPRHAAFLLECTTLLRGAHYTPFRDGDLPDITTHSAVAAPYAHCTAPLRRLVDRYASEICLAAAAGTPAPDWVLAAFDTLPDEMTEGTRLAGRVERECVDIVEAALLKDRVGEIFEGCVVDVEEDQLSVGTVQLASPAVIGRLVGAPGGPLPLGEGLRVRLTQAEPGVKKVRFAPA, encoded by the coding sequence ATGCCCCGCCGCCATCTCCACGTCAAGGGCGCCGCCGAGGCCCCCCTGCGTGCGGCCCTGCGCGCGCTGCGCGCGGAACTCGGTGTGCCCGACGCCTTCCCACTCCAGGTCCTCGTCGAGGCGGAGCACGCCGCGAAGCACCCGCGTCTCCCGTCGTACGACGCCACGGACATCCCCCTCTTCACCATCGATCCGCCCACCTCCATCGACCTCGACCAGGCGATGCACCTGTCGCGACGGCCGGCCACGGGCCCGGGCGCCGGCGGCTACCGCGTCCGGTACGCCATCGCCGACGTCGCCGCCTTCGTCACCCCCGGCGGCGCGGTCGACGCCGAGGCCCACCGCCGGGTGACGACCCTCTACCTCCCCGACGACAAGGTCCCCCTGCACCCCGCCTGCCTCTCCGAGGGCGCCGCCAGCCTCCTCCCGGACCACACCTGCCCGGCGGTCCTGTGGACGCTGGACCTCGACGCGGACGGCCGCACCGAGACCGTCGACGTCCGCCGGGCCCTCGTACGCAGCAGCGCCAAGCTGAACTACGCCGGCGTACAGAAGGAGATCGACGCGGGCACCGCCGAGGAGCCGGTCGCCCTGCTGAAGGAGATCGGCCGACTGCGCGAGCGCCTCGAAGTCGAACGCGGAGGCATCTCCCTCAACATCCCCGAGCAGGAGATCATCGAGCACGGCGCCCCGGGCGATGGCGGCGAGAGCTACCAGTTGGCCTACCGGGCGCCCCTTCCCGCCGACGGCTGGAACGCCCAGATCTCCCTCCTCACGGGCATGGCCGCGGCCGAACTGATGCTGGCCCATGGCACAGGCGTACTACGCACCCTCCCAGCCGCCCCGGACGGCGCCGTCGGCCGTCTCCGCCGTACCGCCAAAGCCCTGCGCATCGACTGGCCGCACCACGTCTCGTACGCGCAACTCGTCCGCTCCCTCGACCCGCACGACCCCCGCCACGCCGCCTTCCTCCTGGAGTGCACAACCCTCCTGCGCGGCGCGCACTACACCCCGTTCCGCGACGGCGACCTCCCCGACATCACCACCCACTCCGCCGTAGCCGCCCCCTACGCCCACTGCACGGCCCCCCTACGCCGCCTCGTGGACCGCTACGCCTCGGAGATCTGCCTCGCGGCGGCAGCCGGCACCCCGGCCCCCGACTGGGTCCTGGCGGCCTTCGACACCCTCCCCGACGAGATGACCGAGGGCACCCGGCTGGCCGGACGCGTGGAGCGCGAATGCGTGGACATCGTCGAGGCCGCGCTGCTCAAGGACCGGGTGGGGGAAATCTTCGAGGGGTGCGTGGTGGACGTGGAGGAGGACCAACTGTCCGTCGGAACCGTGCAGTTGGCGTCCCCGGCAGTCATCGGCCGCCTGGTGGGGGCGCCTGGCGGCCCGCTGCCTCTGGGGGAGGGGCTACGGGTACGGCTCACGCAGGCCGAGCCGGGAGTGAAGAAGGTGCGGTTCGCTCCGGCGTGA